The following proteins are encoded in a genomic region of Bufo bufo chromosome 11, aBufBuf1.1, whole genome shotgun sequence:
- the ANGEL1 gene encoding protein angel homolog 1 isoform X1, with product MCDAATYVSCVRHADVFAVVTCGLALWLLGRSSSMEDVESPSSTEVLGSPAVDGPEEEVDETPKELRADPQPGQGGTWQEDSAVLEWMLCRKEGGEWVTGELESAAQPVMYHELLWRDWQDLSDPPLDQQFDFAVLSYNILSQDLVDQNPQLYQHCAPQILDWDYRWPSILQELQHWEADILCLQEVQDDHYRERVEPSLRALGYSCHYKRRTGRKTDGCCTCFKAQRFTLLAERHVEFFRPAINVLNRDNVALVLLLQPQLPEGAPDGRATAPRLCVANTHLLYNPQRGDIKLAQLALLLAEVETLSRNPGGSRCPIILCGDLNATPDSPLYQLLYNGVLNYRDLPAWKVSGQERYCSTPNPRLLCSALWPDFLGVSGRCQYVKHQAAQVKDRRTYNRQRLLELRYCHCALQRPEHLVMMKGVTDKKPDPRREPAHDILDNGEPSFRSQPLLLQHSLDLTSVYTHFLPAKGRFEVSTMALGRGRTVDYIFYSAEPIPVRGTKHGLRFYKDTQLKLLGRLCLLSEEDLWAAQGLPNPFCCSDHLCLLARFSLDLSAAGGQE from the exons ATGTGTGACGCGGCGACGTATGTGTCATGTGTGAGACATGCGGATGTATTTGCGGTTGTCACTTGCGGTCTTGCTCTTTGGCTCCTGGGCAGGTCCAGCAGCATGGAGGATGTAGAGAGCCCGAGCAGCACGGAGGTTCTGGGGTCACCTGCAGTGGACGGGCCAGAAGAAGAGGTGGATGAGACCCCTAAAGAGCTGCGGGCAGACCCCCAACCCGGACAGGGCGGCACGTGGCAGGAGGACTCTGCTGTGCTGGAATGGATGCTGTGCCGCAAGGAGGGTGGCGAGTGGGTGACGGGAGAGCTAGAGAGCGCTGCGCAGCCGGTCATGTACCACG AGCTCCTGTGGAGGGACTGGCAGGACCTGTCCGACCCCCCCCTCGACCAGCAGTTTGATTTTGCTGTCTTGTCCTACAACATCCTCTCCCAGGACCTGGTGGACCAGAACCCGCAGCTCTACCAGCACTGCGCCCCCCAGATCCTAGACTGGGACTACCGCTGGCCCAGCATTCTCCAGGAGCTGCAGCACTGGGAGGCCGAT ATCCTCTGTCTTCAGGAGGTGCAGGACGACCATTACCGGGAGCGGGTGGAGCCGAGCCTCCGCGCACTGG GGTACAGCTGTCACTACAAGCGGCGGACGGGCAGGAAGACCGACGGCTGCTGCACCTGCTTCAAGGCTCAGCGCTTCACGCTATTGGCTGAGAGGCATGTCGAATTTTTCCGTCCTGCAATCAATGTCTTAAACCGTGACAATGTGGCTCTGGTGCTACTGCTGCAGCCGCAGCTCCCTGAGGGGGCACCAGATGGCCGTGCCACTGCCCCCCGTCTGTGTGTGGCCAATACCCACCTGCTCTACAATCCTCAGAGGGGGGACATAAAACTGGCACAGCTGGCACTTCTTCTGGCGGAGGTGGAGACCTTATCCCGGAATCCCGGCGGATCCCGCTGCCCAATAATACTTTGTGGAGATCTGAACGCAACACCGGACTCTCCGCTCTACCAGCTGTTGTACAATGGGGTTCTCAACTACCGCGATCTGCCTGCCTGGAAGGTGTCCGGACAGGAGCGCTACTGCAGCACCCCCAATCCAAGGCTCCTGTGCTCCGCGCTCTGGCCGGACTTCCTGGGAGTCAGTGGCCGCTGTCAGTATGTCAAACACCAGGCTGCACAGGTCAAAG ACAGACGGACCTATAACCGCCAGCGCCTCCTGGAGCTCCGCTACTGCCACTGCGCCCTCCAGAGACCAGAGCACCTGGTTATGATGAAGGGTGTGACGGACAAGAAGCCAG ATCCACGCCGGGAGCCGGCCCATGACATCCTGGACAATGGAGAGCCGTCATTCAG GTCGCAGCCCCTCTTGCTGCAGCACAGTCTGGACCTGACCTCTGTCTACACCCACTTTCTGCCGGCTAAAGGTCGCTTTGAAGTCTCCACGATGGCGCTGGGCAGAGGCCGCACTGTGGATTATATCTTCTATTCTGCAGAACCCATTCCCGTGCGTGGCACAAAGCATg GTCTGAGATTCTATAAGGACACTCAACTGAAGCTTCTGGGGCGACTGTGTCTTCTGTCTGAGGAGGATCTGTGGGCGGCACAGGGACTTCCAAACCCCTTCTGCTGCTCGGACCACTTGTGCCTCCTGGCCCGCTTCAGCTTGGATCTGTCAGCAGCAGGCGGGCAGGAGTAG
- the ANGEL1 gene encoding protein angel homolog 1 isoform X2, translated as MEDVESPSSTEVLGSPAVDGPEEEVDETPKELRADPQPGQGGTWQEDSAVLEWMLCRKEGGEWVTGELESAAQPVMYHELLWRDWQDLSDPPLDQQFDFAVLSYNILSQDLVDQNPQLYQHCAPQILDWDYRWPSILQELQHWEADILCLQEVQDDHYRERVEPSLRALGYSCHYKRRTGRKTDGCCTCFKAQRFTLLAERHVEFFRPAINVLNRDNVALVLLLQPQLPEGAPDGRATAPRLCVANTHLLYNPQRGDIKLAQLALLLAEVETLSRNPGGSRCPIILCGDLNATPDSPLYQLLYNGVLNYRDLPAWKVSGQERYCSTPNPRLLCSALWPDFLGVSGRCQYVKHQAAQVKDRRTYNRQRLLELRYCHCALQRPEHLVMMKGVTDKKPDPRREPAHDILDNGEPSFRSQPLLLQHSLDLTSVYTHFLPAKGRFEVSTMALGRGRTVDYIFYSAEPIPVRGTKHGLRFYKDTQLKLLGRLCLLSEEDLWAAQGLPNPFCCSDHLCLLARFSLDLSAAGGQE; from the exons ATGGAGGATGTAGAGAGCCCGAGCAGCACGGAGGTTCTGGGGTCACCTGCAGTGGACGGGCCAGAAGAAGAGGTGGATGAGACCCCTAAAGAGCTGCGGGCAGACCCCCAACCCGGACAGGGCGGCACGTGGCAGGAGGACTCTGCTGTGCTGGAATGGATGCTGTGCCGCAAGGAGGGTGGCGAGTGGGTGACGGGAGAGCTAGAGAGCGCTGCGCAGCCGGTCATGTACCACG AGCTCCTGTGGAGGGACTGGCAGGACCTGTCCGACCCCCCCCTCGACCAGCAGTTTGATTTTGCTGTCTTGTCCTACAACATCCTCTCCCAGGACCTGGTGGACCAGAACCCGCAGCTCTACCAGCACTGCGCCCCCCAGATCCTAGACTGGGACTACCGCTGGCCCAGCATTCTCCAGGAGCTGCAGCACTGGGAGGCCGAT ATCCTCTGTCTTCAGGAGGTGCAGGACGACCATTACCGGGAGCGGGTGGAGCCGAGCCTCCGCGCACTGG GGTACAGCTGTCACTACAAGCGGCGGACGGGCAGGAAGACCGACGGCTGCTGCACCTGCTTCAAGGCTCAGCGCTTCACGCTATTGGCTGAGAGGCATGTCGAATTTTTCCGTCCTGCAATCAATGTCTTAAACCGTGACAATGTGGCTCTGGTGCTACTGCTGCAGCCGCAGCTCCCTGAGGGGGCACCAGATGGCCGTGCCACTGCCCCCCGTCTGTGTGTGGCCAATACCCACCTGCTCTACAATCCTCAGAGGGGGGACATAAAACTGGCACAGCTGGCACTTCTTCTGGCGGAGGTGGAGACCTTATCCCGGAATCCCGGCGGATCCCGCTGCCCAATAATACTTTGTGGAGATCTGAACGCAACACCGGACTCTCCGCTCTACCAGCTGTTGTACAATGGGGTTCTCAACTACCGCGATCTGCCTGCCTGGAAGGTGTCCGGACAGGAGCGCTACTGCAGCACCCCCAATCCAAGGCTCCTGTGCTCCGCGCTCTGGCCGGACTTCCTGGGAGTCAGTGGCCGCTGTCAGTATGTCAAACACCAGGCTGCACAGGTCAAAG ACAGACGGACCTATAACCGCCAGCGCCTCCTGGAGCTCCGCTACTGCCACTGCGCCCTCCAGAGACCAGAGCACCTGGTTATGATGAAGGGTGTGACGGACAAGAAGCCAG ATCCACGCCGGGAGCCGGCCCATGACATCCTGGACAATGGAGAGCCGTCATTCAG GTCGCAGCCCCTCTTGCTGCAGCACAGTCTGGACCTGACCTCTGTCTACACCCACTTTCTGCCGGCTAAAGGTCGCTTTGAAGTCTCCACGATGGCGCTGGGCAGAGGCCGCACTGTGGATTATATCTTCTATTCTGCAGAACCCATTCCCGTGCGTGGCACAAAGCATg GTCTGAGATTCTATAAGGACACTCAACTGAAGCTTCTGGGGCGACTGTGTCTTCTGTCTGAGGAGGATCTGTGGGCGGCACAGGGACTTCCAAACCCCTTCTGCTGCTCGGACCACTTGTGCCTCCTGGCCCGCTTCAGCTTGGATCTGTCAGCAGCAGGCGGGCAGGAGTAG
- the ANGEL1 gene encoding protein angel homolog 1 isoform X3: MCDAATYVSCVRHADVFAVVTCGLALWLLGRSSSMEDVESPSSTEVLGSPAVDGPEEEVDETPKELRADPQPGQGGTWQEDSAVLEWMLCRKEGGEWVTGELESAAQPVMYHELLWRDWQDLSDPPLDQQFDFAVLSYNILSQDLVDQNPQLYQHCAPQILDWDYRWPSILQELQHWEADILCLQEVQDDHYRERVEPSLRALGYSCHYKRRTGRKTDGCCTCFKAQRFTLLAERHVEFFRPAINVLNRDNVALVLLLQPQLPEGAPDGRATAPRLCVANTHLLYNPQRGDIKLAQLALLLAEVETLSRNPGGSRCPIILCGDLNATPDSPLYQLLYNGVLNYRDLPAWKVSGQERYCSTPNPRLLCSALWPDFLGVSGRCQYVKHQAAQVKDRRTYNRQRLLELRYCHCALQRPEHLVMMKGVTDKKPGRSTPGAGP, translated from the exons ATGTGTGACGCGGCGACGTATGTGTCATGTGTGAGACATGCGGATGTATTTGCGGTTGTCACTTGCGGTCTTGCTCTTTGGCTCCTGGGCAGGTCCAGCAGCATGGAGGATGTAGAGAGCCCGAGCAGCACGGAGGTTCTGGGGTCACCTGCAGTGGACGGGCCAGAAGAAGAGGTGGATGAGACCCCTAAAGAGCTGCGGGCAGACCCCCAACCCGGACAGGGCGGCACGTGGCAGGAGGACTCTGCTGTGCTGGAATGGATGCTGTGCCGCAAGGAGGGTGGCGAGTGGGTGACGGGAGAGCTAGAGAGCGCTGCGCAGCCGGTCATGTACCACG AGCTCCTGTGGAGGGACTGGCAGGACCTGTCCGACCCCCCCCTCGACCAGCAGTTTGATTTTGCTGTCTTGTCCTACAACATCCTCTCCCAGGACCTGGTGGACCAGAACCCGCAGCTCTACCAGCACTGCGCCCCCCAGATCCTAGACTGGGACTACCGCTGGCCCAGCATTCTCCAGGAGCTGCAGCACTGGGAGGCCGAT ATCCTCTGTCTTCAGGAGGTGCAGGACGACCATTACCGGGAGCGGGTGGAGCCGAGCCTCCGCGCACTGG GGTACAGCTGTCACTACAAGCGGCGGACGGGCAGGAAGACCGACGGCTGCTGCACCTGCTTCAAGGCTCAGCGCTTCACGCTATTGGCTGAGAGGCATGTCGAATTTTTCCGTCCTGCAATCAATGTCTTAAACCGTGACAATGTGGCTCTGGTGCTACTGCTGCAGCCGCAGCTCCCTGAGGGGGCACCAGATGGCCGTGCCACTGCCCCCCGTCTGTGTGTGGCCAATACCCACCTGCTCTACAATCCTCAGAGGGGGGACATAAAACTGGCACAGCTGGCACTTCTTCTGGCGGAGGTGGAGACCTTATCCCGGAATCCCGGCGGATCCCGCTGCCCAATAATACTTTGTGGAGATCTGAACGCAACACCGGACTCTCCGCTCTACCAGCTGTTGTACAATGGGGTTCTCAACTACCGCGATCTGCCTGCCTGGAAGGTGTCCGGACAGGAGCGCTACTGCAGCACCCCCAATCCAAGGCTCCTGTGCTCCGCGCTCTGGCCGGACTTCCTGGGAGTCAGTGGCCGCTGTCAGTATGTCAAACACCAGGCTGCACAGGTCAAAG ACAGACGGACCTATAACCGCCAGCGCCTCCTGGAGCTCCGCTACTGCCACTGCGCCCTCCAGAGACCAGAGCACCTGGTTATGATGAAGGGTGTGACGGACAAGAAGCCAGGTAG ATCCACGCCGGGAGCCGGCCCATGA